The proteins below are encoded in one region of Campylobacter helveticus:
- a CDS encoding Na+/H+ antiporter family protein produces the protein MLLTNPIIISVLVMIILCLFRFNVLLSVLISALVAGLVSQIPMLETMNTLIDGMKGNLQTALSYILLGAIAAAISKTNLTAFLIKIVSHFISHKKYLLVLSLAIIACFSQNLVPIHVAFVPILIPPLLVLFNKLKIDRRGVACALTFGLTTPYMVLPLGFGLIFQNLLVDNLNQNGVSVSLNDVTSTMFLAAFCMLFGLLTSIFIFYSKPREYQEIAIKNMNYDAIKMTRKEWGVLAGLILTLVCQIITQNLPLSGLLGFILMIVLGGVSYKKVDLVFDDGLKMMGFIAFVMLVAAGYGEVLKQSGAVEELVNAVIPFVEGNKFLAIFAMLLIGLVITMGIGTSFGTIPIIATLFCPICLELGFSVSLIIFIIGVAGALGDAGSPASETTLGVSVGLNADKQHDHIKDTCIPTFIFYNGPLLIIGTAIAMFL, from the coding sequence ATGCTTTTGACTAATCCTATCATTATCAGCGTTTTAGTGATGATAATTTTATGTTTGTTTCGTTTTAATGTTTTGCTAAGTGTGTTAATCTCCGCTTTGGTTGCTGGGCTTGTGTCGCAAATTCCTATGCTTGAAACTATGAATACCCTCATTGATGGTATGAAAGGTAATTTACAAACAGCTCTTAGCTATATCTTACTAGGGGCTATTGCGGCGGCGATTTCTAAGACAAATTTAACGGCTTTTTTGATTAAAATCGTCAGCCATTTTATCTCGCATAAAAAATATTTACTTGTGCTTTCTTTGGCGATAATCGCTTGTTTTTCGCAAAATTTAGTGCCTATCCACGTGGCTTTTGTGCCGATTTTAATCCCCCCTTTGCTCGTGCTTTTCAATAAGCTTAAAATTGACCGCAGAGGCGTTGCGTGTGCCTTAACTTTTGGACTTACCACGCCTTATATGGTTTTGCCTCTAGGTTTTGGACTTATTTTTCAAAATTTACTTGTGGATAATTTAAATCAAAATGGCGTAAGCGTAAGCTTAAACGATGTTACTAGCACGATGTTCTTGGCGGCTTTTTGTATGCTTTTTGGTCTTTTAACTTCTATTTTTATCTTTTATTCTAAACCTAGAGAATATCAAGAAATAGCAATTAAAAATATGAATTATGACGCAATTAAAATGACTCGTAAAGAATGGGGCGTTTTAGCGGGACTTATCCTAACGCTTGTTTGTCAAATTATAACGCAAAATTTACCACTATCAGGGCTTTTGGGCTTTATTTTGATGATAGTTTTAGGCGGTGTGAGCTATAAAAAAGTTGATTTAGTGTTTGACGATGGGCTTAAAATGATGGGCTTTATCGCTTTTGTAATGCTTGTAGCGGCTGGTTATGGTGAGGTTTTAAAACAAAGCGGAGCGGTAGAAGAGCTTGTAAATGCTGTCATTCCCTTCGTTGAAGGGAATAAATTTTTAGCTATCTTTGCAATGCTTCTTATAGGACTTGTGATTACTATGGGTATAGGAACTTCTTTTGGAACAATTCCTATCATAGCGACTTTGTTTTGTCCTATTTGTTTAGAGCTTGGCTTTTCTGTAAGTTTGATTATTTTTATCATCGGTGTAGCGGGGGCGTTGGGAGATGCGGGAAGTCCTGCAAGTGAAACAACTTTAGGCGTCAGTGTGGGGCTAAACGCCGATAAACAGCACGACCATATAAAAGATACTTGCATACCAACTTTTATCTTTTATAATGGACCTTTGCTAATTATTGGCACGGCAATAGCGATGTTCTTATAA